A region from the Polyangiaceae bacterium genome encodes:
- the orn gene encoding oligoribonuclease: protein MRTQSPENLVWIDLEMTGLDPQSDVIIQAALIITDSQLNPLEEYVCDIWQPESALAQMTPFVRDMHAKTGLTERVRQSSVDLGRAERELFERVAGWCPLRAGVLAGNSVGQDKKFIERYMPMLAGYLSYRIIDVSSLKLLAKLWYGDAAQFIKPEAGAHDALVDIKNSLAELSHYREHLFRKE from the coding sequence ATGCGCACTCAGAGCCCGGAGAACCTGGTTTGGATCGATCTCGAGATGACGGGGTTGGACCCGCAGAGCGACGTGATCATCCAGGCGGCGCTGATCATCACCGACAGCCAGCTCAATCCTCTGGAAGAGTACGTGTGCGACATCTGGCAGCCTGAGTCGGCGCTCGCCCAGATGACGCCGTTCGTGCGTGACATGCACGCCAAGACCGGACTCACGGAGCGAGTACGTCAGTCGAGCGTGGACCTGGGGCGCGCCGAGCGAGAGCTCTTCGAGCGCGTCGCCGGCTGGTGCCCGCTGCGCGCCGGGGTACTGGCCGGCAACAGCGTTGGCCAGGATAAGAAGTTCATCGAGCGCTACATGCCGATGCTCGCGGGGTACTTGAGCTACCGCATCATCGATGTTTCGAGCCTCAAGCTACTAGCCAAGCTGTGGTACGGCGATGCCGCGCAATTCATCAAGCCAGAGGCAGGCGCCCACGACGCCTTGGTGGACATCAAGAACTCCTTGGCGGAGCTGAGTCACTATCGCGAACATTTATTCCGCAAGGAATAG